The following are encoded together in the Drosophila biarmipes strain raj3 chromosome 3L, RU_DBia_V1.1, whole genome shotgun sequence genome:
- the LOC108028633 gene encoding transmembrane protein 11 homolog, mitochondrial yields the protein MVSRNIESTSKVPTFHVIREVYDSSNAHERFEAELDKALEAKVDFIIIEPPRLGDETGRWIWVGNCLHKTAVATGVVSLVASLLWRDRPIIAAPACALSLFCTGLYTVSWNYDPCCQYQVENNDTVLEKLPLTDVSSPVILGYSPNSKTKYLHRGVSLLSAALCTWQIWRSFK from the exons ATGGTTAGCAGAAACATAGAAAG CACGAGTAAGGTGCCCACGTTCCATGTCATCCGCGAGGTCTACGACAGCTCCAATGCCCACGAAAGGTTCGAGGCGGAACTGGACAAGGCGCTGGAGGCCAAGGTGGACTTCATCATCATAGAGCCGCCGCGCCTGGGCGACGAAACTG GTCGTTGGATTTGGGTGGGCAACTGCCTGCACAAGACAGCGGTGGCTACTGGAGTGGTTTCCCTGGTGGCCAGCCTGCTCTGGCGGGATCGCCCCATCATTGCAGCCCCCGCTTGCGCCCTCTCGCTCTTCTGCACGGGCCTCTACACGGTGTCCTGGAACTATGATCCCTGTTGTCAATACCAG GTGGAAAACAACGACACCGTGTTGGAGAAACTCCCACTGACAGATGTATCCTCGCCTGTGATCCTGGGCTACTCGCCCAACTCCAAAACCAAATACTTGCACCGCGGCGTGTCCCTGCTCTCGGCCGCCCTGTGCACCTGGCAGATCTGGAGGTCCTTCAAGTAA
- the LOC108028631 gene encoding peptidoglycan-recognition protein LD isoform X3, with the protein MCSIFSAITSVGGKMPIFVSAHSLRAISKYYAHQDESSLDKLCHWTNHMHSFIFPKLRNVLFALYFATIGRRSPSPAATSRSSYGSSGSTENICIRVQEDGGVSESTPLLAATQRSNKSPTSSANSSSSSGNSILIKDCFNWQSVGFLVMCASALGLAAYLLWRQRWSMLPND; encoded by the exons ATGTGTAGCATCTTTTCGGCTATCACATCAGTTGGAGGCAAGATGCCGATCTTCGTTAGCGCCCATAGTCTGCGTGCGATCAGCAAGTACTATGCCCACCAAGACGAGAGTAGCCTGGACAAACTGTGCCACTGGACTAATCATATGCACAGTTTTATCTTTCCTAAGCTCCGTAATGTGTTGTTTGCTCTATATTTCGCTACGATAGGACGCCGTAGCCCCTCGCCAGCTGCGACCTCCCGGTCTTCATATGGCAGTAGTGGGTCCACCGAGAATATCTGCATTCGGGTCCAAGAGGATGGCGGGGTCAGCGAATCTACTCCCCTGCTGGCAGCAACTCAGAGGTCCAATAAGTCACCCACATCATCTGCcaactcctcctcctcctccggaaACTCGATCCTCATAAAAGACTGCTTCAATTGGCAATCGGTCGGATTTCTGGTCATGTGTGCCTCCGCCTTGGGACTGGCCGCGTATTTACTCTGGAGACAAA gatggtcaatgctACCTAATGACTGA